A single genomic interval of Nostoc commune NIES-4072 harbors:
- a CDS encoding type II toxin-antitoxin system VapC family toxin has product MLLDSNIIIYSAQPENAQLRELIAEYAPAVSALSYLEVLGYHLLKEEQRQYFKEFFQVAQVLPISQDVLHQAVILRQEKRMTLGDAIIASTALVYRLTLITRNTDDFRWITQVRLWNPFKSDKPS; this is encoded by the coding sequence GTGCTGCTCGATAGCAATATTATTATATATTCTGCTCAACCAGAAAACGCCCAATTGAGAGAGTTAATTGCTGAATATGCACCTGCGGTATCAGCACTCAGTTATTTGGAAGTGTTAGGCTATCATCTGCTTAAAGAGGAACAACGCCAGTATTTTAAGGAGTTTTTTCAAGTTGCTCAGGTTCTACCAATCTCTCAAGATGTGTTACATCAAGCGGTAATTCTGCGACAAGAGAAACGAATGACTTTAGGTGATGCAATTATTGCCAGCACTGCTTTAGTGTATAGACTAACTTTGATAACAAGAAATACAGATGATTTCCGTTGGATTACACAGGTGAGATTGTGGAATCCGTTTAAGTCTGATAAACCCAGTTAA
- a CDS encoding AbrB/MazE/SpoVT family DNA-binding domain-containing protein → MGTAIRTRIVKIGNSQGIRIPKLLLEQTGIGEEVEIEIQDCHLIVRAASKSRKGWDEAFARMAKQHDDALLDDGVTTEWEHLEWEW, encoded by the coding sequence ATGGGGACAGCAATTAGAACCCGTATTGTTAAAATTGGGAATTCTCAAGGTATCCGCATTCCTAAACTTCTGCTGGAACAAACTGGTATTGGTGAAGAGGTGGAAATTGAAATTCAAGATTGTCACCTAATTGTCCGTGCTGCCTCTAAATCGCGTAAGGGGTGGGATGAAGCATTTGCAAGAATGGCGAAGCAACACGACGATGCACTGCTCGATGATGGCGTAACTACAGAGTGGGAGCATCTAGAGTGGGA